A region of Hydrogenimonas cancrithermarum DNA encodes the following proteins:
- a CDS encoding YqhA family protein — MKFLEKLFETTLWNGRLFVLLAVIFSMLGAIALFVVASTDIWGIVVKTFQIYFSHAHPEHFHEELVGVIIGAVDLYLMAIVMLIFSFGVYELFISEIDPAKDVHSGSKILEIHTLDELKDKLAKVIVMVLVVSFFKKALYTHYSSPLEMLYFAGAILALSLGLYFLHKGGNH; from the coding sequence ATGAAATTTTTGGAAAAGCTCTTCGAAACGACCCTCTGGAACGGACGGCTTTTCGTTCTTCTTGCCGTCATTTTCAGTATGCTCGGCGCGATCGCCCTTTTCGTCGTGGCGAGTACGGATATCTGGGGCATCGTCGTCAAAACGTTCCAAATCTATTTCAGCCACGCACACCCCGAGCACTTCCATGAAGAGCTGGTCGGCGTCATCATCGGCGCCGTCGACCTCTATCTGATGGCGATCGTCATGCTGATCTTCAGTTTCGGCGTCTACGAGCTCTTCATCTCCGAAATCGATCCGGCGAAAGATGTCCACAGCGGTTCGAAGATTCTCGAGATCCATACCCTCGACGAACTGAAAGACAAGCTCGCCAAAGTGATCGTCATGGTCCTCGTGGTCAGCTTCTTCAAAAAAGCGCTCTACACCCATTACTCGTCCCCGTTGGAGATGCTCTACTTCGCAGGAGCGATTCTGGCACTCTCCCTGGGGCTCTATTTCCTACACAAAGGCGGTAACCACTGA
- a CDS encoding radical SAM protein, with translation MKPAKYRTIFGPIPSRRFGTSLGIDLSPGKKQCNYDCLYCELAASKPVDRIENPPSVDEIVTELTSALEEHPDIDVITITANGEPTLYPFLDELVDRIDAIKNGYKTLILTNASTIHRPEIQRTLAKLDTVKLSLDCVTPECFKKLDRPVESVDLQAIVEGIRNFRTIYNGEMVLEILMVKGINTADREIEAFNRILPTLGADRIDIGTVDRPPAYPIEPLSYAELHRIAQKFDPSLPIHIASRHKAKEAKGSFSDEEIVSTLQKRPLTMEDIETLFDEESLKRFQRLLAAKKIETKKVGAVTFYGTDFSKQKVKNS, from the coding sequence GTGAAACCGGCGAAATATAGAACGATCTTCGGGCCGATCCCCTCGAGACGCTTCGGCACTTCGCTGGGGATCGACCTGAGCCCCGGGAAAAAACAGTGCAACTACGACTGCCTCTACTGTGAACTGGCCGCTTCGAAACCTGTCGACAGGATCGAAAACCCTCCATCTGTCGATGAAATCGTCACGGAGCTTACGTCGGCACTCGAAGAGCATCCCGATATCGACGTCATTACGATCACCGCCAACGGAGAACCGACCCTTTACCCGTTTCTCGATGAACTGGTCGATCGCATCGATGCCATCAAAAACGGTTACAAAACACTCATCCTGACCAACGCTTCGACGATCCACCGGCCCGAGATCCAGCGAACACTCGCCAAGCTCGACACGGTCAAACTTTCGCTCGACTGTGTCACGCCGGAATGTTTCAAAAAACTCGATCGCCCCGTCGAATCGGTCGACCTACAGGCGATCGTCGAAGGGATCCGAAATTTTCGTACCATCTACAACGGCGAAATGGTCCTCGAGATCCTGATGGTCAAAGGCATCAATACCGCCGACAGGGAGATCGAAGCCTTCAATCGCATCCTGCCGACACTTGGAGCCGACCGCATCGACATCGGTACCGTCGATCGCCCTCCGGCCTATCCCATCGAACCGCTCAGCTACGCGGAACTTCATCGAATCGCCCAAAAATTCGATCCGAGCCTGCCCATCCACATCGCCAGCCGCCACAAGGCGAAAGAGGCGAAGGGAAGCTTCAGCGACGAAGAGATCGTCTCGACACTCCAAAAGCGCCCCCTGACGATGGAGGACATCGAGACCCTCTTCGACGAAGAGAGCCTGAAACGTTTCCAAAGACTTCTCGCCGCAAAAAAGATCGAAACCAAAAAAGTCGGAGCAGTTACATTTTACGGTACGGATTTTTCAAAACAAAAAGTGAAAAACTCTTGA
- the hemE gene encoding uroporphyrinogen decarboxylase: MIFTDACFRKPTPYTPVWMMRQAGRYLPEYMAVREKAGDFLNLCKNPEMAAEVTLQPVDIIGVDAAILFSDILVIPLEMGMHLTFEKGEGPVFSDPIRTMEDLKRLQPNAHERLGYVYDTIKIVRERLAEDKALIGFTGAPWTLITYMIEGRGTKTYNIVKKLIYTQPELVHALLREVTEVVKLYLEKQIEAGVDVVQIFDSWAAALEKPKYFEFSWNYMKEIAAHIKGKYPHIPIIMFPKGIGAYLDDIDGDFDVFGVDWGTPMALAKEKLGERYVLQGNMEPCRLYSKEATKECVTSLYELMRNEGHIFNLGHGILPDVPVENAKYFVDLVHEVTRKK; encoded by the coding sequence ATGATTTTCACCGATGCATGTTTTCGTAAACCGACCCCCTACACCCCTGTCTGGATGATGCGCCAGGCGGGCCGATACCTTCCCGAATATATGGCAGTCCGCGAGAAAGCGGGCGACTTTCTGAATCTCTGTAAAAACCCGGAGATGGCGGCGGAAGTGACGCTGCAGCCTGTCGACATCATCGGTGTCGACGCCGCGATTTTGTTCAGCGATATCCTGGTCATTCCTCTGGAGATGGGAATGCACTTGACCTTCGAAAAGGGAGAAGGGCCCGTTTTCAGCGATCCGATCCGTACGATGGAGGACCTGAAGCGCCTCCAGCCCAACGCCCACGAACGTCTCGGCTACGTCTACGATACGATTAAAATCGTCCGGGAGCGTCTTGCCGAGGACAAAGCGCTCATCGGCTTTACAGGTGCTCCCTGGACACTCATCACCTATATGATCGAAGGACGCGGCACAAAAACCTACAACATCGTAAAAAAACTGATCTACACCCAGCCCGAACTGGTACATGCCCTGCTTCGCGAAGTGACCGAAGTCGTCAAACTCTACCTCGAAAAGCAGATCGAAGCGGGCGTCGACGTCGTACAGATTTTCGACAGCTGGGCGGCGGCGCTGGAGAAGCCGAAATATTTCGAGTTCAGCTGGAACTATATGAAAGAGATCGCCGCACACATCAAAGGCAAGTATCCGCATATCCCTATCATCATGTTCCCCAAAGGGATCGGTGCCTACCTCGACGATATCGACGGGGATTTCGATGTTTTCGGCGTCGACTGGGGCACACCGATGGCACTGGCGAAAGAGAAGCTCGGAGAGCGCTACGTCCTGCAGGGCAACATGGAACCCTGCCGCCTCTACTCCAAAGAGGCGACGAAAGAGTGTGTCACGTCGCTTTATGAACTGATGCGAAACGAAGGCCATATCTTCAATCTGGGCCACGGCATCCTGCCCGACGTACCGGTCGAAAACGCCAAATATTTCGTCGACCTCGTCCATGAGGTTACCCGAAAGAAGTGA
- a CDS encoding tyrosine-type recombinase/integrase yields the protein MKYRTIYQMCHTFATLMIEHGEDVLWVANMLGHTDPSMTLKMYAKYRKREEKERAIFLMDTA from the coding sequence ATGAAATATCGCACTATTTACCAAATGTGTCACACTTTTGCGACTTTAATGATTGAGCATGGAGAAGATGTCTTGTGGGTAGCAAATATGCTTGGGCATACTGATCCATCAATGACATTGAAAATGTATGCGAAGTATCGAAAGAGAGAAGAAAAAGAGAGGGCAATATTTTTAATGGATACAGCTTGA